The Bacteroidota bacterium sequence CATCTGTGCAGTATGGAAGCTAATCAGACACTTCTATACTACATTTGATGATGAAAAATGCCCAAGCTCGTGTGGATCATGTCCAAAACCAACAGATATAAATCAGTTTAAAATTACCTTTAAGGATATAGACGAGTAAATCTATTCTACTCATATATAATGCTAGCATAACACATTGAAAAATAATATATTGAATATGTGAAATATATGCTTCAGGACGGAAATCACTTTTTTTTGGCCTTCTTTTAGTAAAATTTACAAAAAAAAATAATCCCCAATATGCCTTTCACTAAGCTAAACACAATGGCATCAATGGGTTTAGGGTCATTTTTCAAAATAAAGAAAAGGCATTGTTTTATTCTAAAGTTTTTTACTTTTGCAGCATAATTTTAAAAACTATTATATCATGTCTGACATTGCATCAAGAGTAAAAGCAATAATTGTTGACAAATTAGGTGTTGATGAAAATGAAGTAACACCTGAAGCAAGCTTCACAAATGATTTAGGAGCAGATTCACTTGACACTGTGGAATTAATTATGGAATTCGAAAAAGAATTCGATATTCAGATCCCGGATGATCAAGCGGAAAATATAGCTACAGTAGGTC is a genomic window containing:
- a CDS encoding acyl carrier protein; amino-acid sequence: MSDIASRVKAIIVDKLGVDENEVTPEASFTNDLGADSLDTVELIMEFEKEFDIQIPDDQAENIATVGQAISYIEEAK